A region of Cheilinus undulatus linkage group 10, ASM1832078v1, whole genome shotgun sequence DNA encodes the following proteins:
- the sncb gene encoding beta-synuclein — MDVFMKGLSKAKEGMAVAAEKTKEGVAVAAEKTKEGVMFVGSKAKDSVGTVAEKTTGAMGNIAAATGLVKKDEFPTDMNPEEYGQEAMEGQGEGMLEPEGETYDENQQESQDYEPEA; from the exons atggatgtgtttaTGAAAGGTTTGTCTAAAGCAAAAGAGGGGATGGCTGTGGCCGCAGAGAAGACCAAGGAAGGAGTTGCAGTTGCGGCCGAGAAGACTAAAGAAGGAGTCATGTTTGTAG gTAGCAAGGCCAAAGACAGCGTGGGCACAG tgGCTGAGAAGACCACTGGAGCCATGGGGAACATCGCTGCTGCAACTGGCTTGGTGAAGAAGGACGAGTTCCCTACTGACATGAAC ccTGAGGAGTATGGGCAGGAGGCCATGGAGGGCCAGGGAGAGGGGATGCTGGAGCCAGAAGGGGAGACATATGATGAGAACCAGCAG GAGAGCCAGGACTACGAGCCAGAAGCATAA